The following proteins are encoded in a genomic region of Xenopus laevis strain J_2021 chromosome 3L, Xenopus_laevis_v10.1, whole genome shotgun sequence:
- the LOC121401134 gene encoding transmembrane protein 121B-like, whose product TLWIWASETTQEGSICLQPPGLANLLNCIYSKSGSDTCTPILDQIEAGVPLGCTGFRLTVSLSVPLLWTLVRSLSADPRGWLHQRATGYFVASCLDLLDSYALLELMLEEKLPYSPFMRYPLLVVYFVALVSPVLWLFELDAVAPPGCCRLFLRFLFGTLVDAPLLALRCFFMLGPAGQPISVFMLKNIFFLGCHWLEVLELCCLIRSPGPEHSDRPPGQFSHCVSENDMGPHAYVNTLAVASQT is encoded by the coding sequence ACCCTCTGGATATGGGCAAGTGAAACCACACAGGAAGGGTCAATTTGCTTACAGCCACCTGGCTTGGCTAATTTACTCAATTGCATTTACTCCAAAAGTGGCTCTGATACTTGCACTCCCATACTAGACCAGAttgaagctggagttccccttggGTGCACTGGGTTTAGACTCACAGTTTCTCTCTCTGTACCATTACTATGGACACTAGTCCGTTCCCTCAGTGCTGATCCTCGAGGCTGGCTGCACCAAAGAGCAACTGGATACTTTGTGGCTTCCTGTCTGGACCTACTCGACAGCTATGCCCTGTTGGAGCTCATGTTGGAAGAAAAGCTGCCCTACTCCCCTTTTATGCGTTATCCCCTACTTGTGGTGTATTTTGTGGCTTTAGTCTCTCCAGTGCTTTGGCTATTTGAGCTGGACGCTGTAGCCCCACCAGGCTGCTGTCGTCTTTTCTTGCGTTTTCTTTTTGGTACTCTTGTTGACGCTCCTCTTCTTGCCCTACGGTGCTTTTTCATGTTGGGTCCAGCTGGTCAACCTATCTCAGTTTTCATGCTAAAAAACATCTTCTTCTTGGGCTGCCATTGGCTAGAAGTGCTGGAGCTGTGCTGTCTTATaagatccccaggtcctgagcattctgaccGGCCTCCTGGACAGTTCAGTCATTGTGTGTCCGAAAATGATATGGGACCTCATGCCTATGTCAACACACTGGCTGTTGCCTCACAGACCTGA